Within the Candidatus Equadaptatus faecalis genome, the region AATTCGCAGGAAATCCGCGAAGTCGGAGCGATATCGGCAGCGTTAGCAGGACTGCACTATGTTGAGCCGAGCGGCGAAGAAGGCGACAAACTTGTCGGAGCGGTGGCATACGGCGGTTACAGAGGCGCGAGCGCGGAAGCGATAGGACTTGCCTACAAGCCGAACCCGAATATGATGCTCTCCGCGTCAACATCAATAAGCAACGGAAACGACAGTCAGAACGCCTACAACGTCGGTTTCAGCCTGAAATTCGGCAAGGGCAACACCATGGCGACACGCGCTGAGCTGAGAAAACAGGTGCAGTTCGTCAACGAAGAAAACAGGGTGCTGAAAAATCAGATAGTCAACCTCTCGGCTGAAAACGCGGAGCAGACTGCGAAAATGGCGGCACAGGACGAAGTTATCCGCAAACTGCTTGAAAGAGTTGAAAAACTTGAGAACAACGGGGCAAAGCCTGCTCCCGTGTTCGAACAGAAACAGCCGGTGAAAACGGTACAGCCGAGGATTGAACAAACGAAAGCAGAACAGCCGAAGCCTGAAACAAAAGCGGCAAAAGCAAATGTTTCGCAGAAGCCTGAAACAAAAACAGCCGTTGTACAGAAGCCTGTCTCCGGCAAGAATATTCAGGTGTTTTCTTCAGCGAGAAGAAGCGATTCGCAGAGGCTTGCGGACAAACTCTCTGCCAAAGGCTATGATGCTTTTGTAGGAGAGGGCGTTGTGAAAGGCAGAACCTATTACAGAACTTTTGTTGACGACGGGGACAATCCGCAGGCGGTGCTTAGGCAGCTAAAAGCAGCAGGTATTAACGGGTTTATCTTCAAATAAGATTTGACCACAGACTTTTGAAAAAACAAAGCGGCTTGGGATTTTTCTCCCAAGCTGCTTGATTTAGAGCGAAACGAAAAAGAAGACCTGCGATTTCAGCCTATTTCCCTACGCAGAAATCTGAAAATACTGTATCAAGCAGTTTTTCAGCAGGGTCAAGTCCGAGCAGGGAAGCAGCGTGTCTGCGGGCGGTTGCAACGCAGTCCGCGGTAACGTCGTCTCCAAGTCCTGAATTGAGCGCTTCAATCGCGTTTTTAAGAGAATTGACAGCAAGGTTAAGACATTCGAGCTGACGGGACGAAACGCCGTAACTTTCCGCAAGTATCGCACCGTTAGAAACGAGGGCAATTATTTTGTCTTTCAGCGTTTCTATGCCTTCGCCGGTTGCCGCCGAAATTCGCAGAATTTCGCTTTTCGCGAATTCTTGTTCCGATATTTTCTGCGGCAGGTCGCATTTGTTGAGTACCGTAATATATTTTTTGCCTTCAAGTTCTTTTCTGATTTTCGTATCTTCTTCGGAAAATTCACGGCTTGAGTCAAGCAGCCATATTACGATGTCAGCGTCGCTGACGGCTTTTAATGCGGTTTGTATGCCTATTGCTTCGATTTTGTCTTCGGTGTTTCTTATTCCTGCCGTGTCTGTTATCCGCACCGATATTCCCTTGTGCAGGAACTGCTCTTCAATTTTGTCGCGCGTTGTGCCCGGAATTTCGGTAACGATTGCGCGTTCTTCGTGAAGCAGAGCGTTCAGCAGAGAAGATTTGCCGACGTTGGGCTTTCCCGCTATGGCGGCGTTTATGCCTTCCCTGAGAAGCATTCCCGTGCGGCAGCGCGAAATTATTTCGTTTCCGTATGAGACGGCGTCCGAGATTTCTGCCGCAAATTCTTCTGCCGGCAGAAGCCCTGTGTCGTCTTCCGGAAAGTCTATGTTGACTTCAAGCTGCGCCGCGAGAGTTGTAAGGAGTTCAAGAAATTTTTTTATTTCTTCCGTAAATTTTCCCTGCAGCGTCCTTTCAGAGGCGGCAAGCGCCTCGCCGCTTTTTGCTTTTATTATGCCGAGTACCGCTTCCGCCTGCGACAAATCAAGCCTTCCGTTCAGGAACGCGCGTTTTGTAAATTCCCCTGGCTGTGCGATTCCCGCCCCGTTTTCGCATAAAATTTCAATGCATTTCTGCGCCGGAAGCATTCCGCCGTGGCACTGTATTTCAACGCTTTCTTCGCCCGTGTAGCTTGAGCCTTTTTCAAAACGGACGGCAAGAGCTTCATCAAAGGCTTCAGCGTTATCGCAGAGTGTGAAAAGCCGCATTGTGCGCGGCGGATATTCCGAAAGCTTTTTTCTGCCGCAAAGCAGCCGTTCCGCAAGCGCGGCGGAGCCTTCCCCCGAAATTCTTACAATCGCTATTCCGCTTTCGCCGTATGCCGTTGCCAGTGCCGTTATGATGTCGTTCATGTCAGCCTCCGAAATTTATACTGCATTTATTATAACTTACCGTGCGCAATTTTAGTTGTATGATAAAATATCAGTTGTAAATAAATTTACGGAGGGATGTGCCGTGTCGCTTTTAACGAGTCCGGAGATTAAAAAACTTAAATCAGGGGAAATTTTCAAGGCGATTTT harbors:
- the mnmE gene encoding tRNA uridine-5-carboxymethylaminomethyl(34) synthesis GTPase MnmE; its protein translation is MNDIITALATAYGESGIAIVRISGEGSAALAERLLCGRKKLSEYPPRTMRLFTLCDNAEAFDEALAVRFEKGSSYTGEESVEIQCHGGMLPAQKCIEILCENGAGIAQPGEFTKRAFLNGRLDLSQAEAVLGIIKAKSGEALAASERTLQGKFTEEIKKFLELLTTLAAQLEVNIDFPEDDTGLLPAEEFAAEISDAVSYGNEIISRCRTGMLLREGINAAIAGKPNVGKSSLLNALLHEERAIVTEIPGTTRDKIEEQFLHKGISVRITDTAGIRNTEDKIEAIGIQTALKAVSDADIVIWLLDSSREFSEEDTKIRKELEGKKYITVLNKCDLPQKISEQEFAKSEILRISAATGEGIETLKDKIIALVSNGAILAESYGVSSRQLECLNLAVNSLKNAIEALNSGLGDDVTADCVATARRHAASLLGLDPAEKLLDTVFSDFCVGK